Within Desulfobacter sp., the genomic segment TGCTCATCCCTGTTCGGGGCCGGCGGTTCCCTCATCGCCTATGTGCCCGAAGGACTTCAGGGTATGGCAACCATTCTTCTGGGCGGCACCTGGATGACCAAGCTGCTCTTTTACGTGGTATTTGTGGGTGTCCACCTTTACGGCGTGGGCGAAGCCCTGACCCTGTGCATGATCATCACCGTCATCGCCGTACTGGCCCTGGCTGCATTCATCTTTTCCATGGTTCCCCATTTCAACCCGGCAAACCTCTTCGACATCGCTCCGGCCAAGGACGTTGCCGGCGCCTCCACCTTCCTGCCCCATGGCTGGATGGGTGTCTGGGCCGCCCTGCCCTTCGGCATGTGGTTCTTTCTGGGCGTTGAAGGGATCCCCCTGGCAGCGGAAGAATGCCAGGATCCCACAAAAGATATGCCCAAGGCCATCATCACCGCCATGATTACCCTGCTGATCTTTGCCGCCCTGATCCTGGTATTCGGTCCGGCCGGTTCTTCATCCGCCCTGATCCAGAGTGCAGCCGATCCCCTCATCGGCGCCATCCAGTCCCCCAACGCCTACGGCGGACCGACCTTTGTCTCCCGTCTGATCAACGTTGTCGGCCTGGCCGGCCTGGTTGCCTCCTTTTTCTCCCTGATCTTCGGCGCCTCCCGGCAGTTTTTCGCCCTTTCCCGCGCTGGCTACCTGCCCACCTTCCTCTCCCTCACCGGTAAACGGAAGACCCCATGGGTATCCCTGCTGGCCATCGGCGGCATCGGTTTTTTCCTGTCCCTGATCATTGACGGTGACAGCCTGCTGGTCATCGCCGTATTCGGCGCATCCATCTCCTACATCCTCATGACGGCTTCCCATTTCGTCCTGAGAATGAAAGAACCCAATTTGCCCCGTCCCTACAAAACCCCCGGCGGGAAACTGACCTCAGGCATCAGCGTTGTCCTGGGCTGCTTTGCCTTTGTGGCATGCTTCCTGGCCAATGCCAAGATGACCTGCATCGCCGCGGTCATTTACGCCGCGTTTATCCTTTACTTCCAGCTTCACAGCCGTCATCACCTGATCGCCAAAGCACCGGAAGAAGAGTTTGCAGCCATTGCTGCAGCCGAAGAAGGACTGAACTAGTCAGGTAAATACACCCACGGCCGGGCCCGGAATGAACACCGGGTCCGGCTTGACGGCTACCTTATATATATATTACCTTTCACAGGCGGGTTAAATGGACGAAGGAAAACAACGGGTCATACAGGAATACGTACCGGGGAAACAGCTGACCCTGGCCCATATCATCGCAAAACCCTTGAAAACGGTTTGTGAACAGGTGGGCATAGAAGGGAATTACGATGCCATCGGCATTTTGACCATCACCCCGGGGGAAGCCGTTATCATTGCGGCGGACGTGGCCACCAAGGCAGCGGATGTGGCCTTGAGTTTTCTGGACCGTTTCGGCGGTTCCCTGGTCATGTCCGGGGATGTGGCCAGCGTGGATGCGGCTGTCCATGAGGTGGTCTCCCACTTCCAGGATAACCTTAAATTTGCTGTGGTTCCCGTCACCCGGTCCTGACCGCCGGAACCGCCTTGAGGATGAATAGATAATGGAATACAGGATTGTAATAGCAGACGACGAACCTATTACACGAATGGATATCCGGGAGATATTGACCAGTTCCGGCTACAACGTGGTGGGTGAGGCATCGGACGGATTTGACGCCGTGGAGATGTGCAGGAAAGAAAAGCCCGACATGGTGCTGCTGGATATTAAGATGCCCCTGCTGGACGGCCTTAAGGCCGCCCGCATCATCCACGAGGAAAGACTGGCCTCGGCCATCCTACTGATCACGGCCTACAGCGGAAAGGAATTTGTGGACCAGGCCAAGGTGGCGGGGGTCATGGGGTATGTGGTCAAACCCATCCGGGAGGAATCCCTGCTTCCCATGATAGAGGTGGGCATTGCCAAGGGAAAAGAATTTTGTGAAAAGGACAGGGAAATCGCCAAAACCCGGCAGCGGCTGGAAGACCGGGCGGTGATCGAAAAGGCCAAGGGAATTCTGATGCAGCAGAAAAACATCGGCGAAGACGAGGCCTTTCAGATGATCAGAAAACTGGGTATGGACAAACGCCGGCCCATGCGGGATATTGCCGAAATCATCCTGCTCAGCCAATAGGTTCAGCCATGGAAATGATCGAAAAAATATGCAGGGAACATACGGATCTGGCCGAGAGCGACATCCGGCATATTGAAGAAGTGGCCGAGACCCTGGAAGCCGTGGCCGACCTCATGACCGCGGATGTATTCATTGACTGCCGCACCCGGGATAAGGATGTGGCAGTGGTGGTGGCCCAGGCCCGCCCCTCCAACGGCAAAACCCTGTACAAACGATCTGTGGTCGCAGAATTTGCATACCGGAGCAACGAGCCGGCGGCATTGCGGACCCTGGACATCGGCATGCCCACCATGGACATGATGGCCAAGACCCAGGAAAACAGGGATGTCCGCCAGAATGTTTCCCCCATTAAAAATAAAAGGGGCCGGGTGATTGCCTGCCTCATCGCGGAAACAGATATCACCGCAGACCTGAAAACCAAGCGCCACCTTTCCATGCTGTCCAGGACCACGGAACAGCTTACCGAAGCCCTGATCTCCATGCTCAACAAGGAGAAGGGGATCCCCTACCACGTCACCGACGGAATTGCCATCTTCAACCGGGAAGGGATCTGCGTATACACCAATCCCGTTGCCCGGGGCATCTATAAAAAACTGGGGTACATGAACGAACCCGAGGGCCTTGTATTTTCCAACCTGGCCCTTGAAGACATTGATCTGGAAACAATTTTTGAAAAGAAACAGGTAAATTCCTCCGGCGTCAACCTGGGCGGCCTGGTACTGAACATTAAATACACCATTATGCAGAGCAAAGAAAATGCCCGTCCCACCGGCGCGGTCATGCTGATTTCCGATGAAACCGCCGTCATGGCCAAGGAAAAGGAACTCATCCTCAAATCCGTGGCCATCAAAGAGATTCACCACCGGGTGAAAAACAACCTCCAGACCATTGCCAGCCTGTTGCGGCTGCAGTCCCGGCGGGTCGACAACGAATCCGCCAAACGGGCGTTTTCCAAAAGCATCAGCCGGGTGCTGAGCATTGCCGCCACCCATGAAATCCTGGCCCAGAACGGGGTTGACGATGTGGACCTCACGGTCATGATCAACCGGATTTTAAACAGTGTGGCCGGACACAGCCTCTCCGCCAGCCGGGGAATTAAAATCGATATCACCGGGGACGCCATCCACACCGATTCCGATGTGGCCACCTCCATTGCCCTGGTGGTCAACGAACTGATCCAAAACTGCATTAAATACGCCTTTGTGGGCAGAGACCACGGCACGATTACCGTGGAAATCAGGAAAGGCACCGCCTATTCCAATATCTGCATCACCGATGACGGCATCGGATTTGATGAGGATAAAGTGGACACCAGCATCTCCCTGGGCACCTCGATCGTCCGGCAGCTGGTGGAAGGCAAACTGGGCGGCACCCTTCAGGTGGAGTCCGGTGCCGGCGGCACCAAGGTGCTTTTTGATTTTGTTACGGGCAATGCGCCCAGCGAAGAAGAAACAAACCGGCCGTAACGCCGGCGACCCGGGATAACCGGGCAATATACAACTTGTAGTCCTGCACAACGGGGTGCGGGACGGAAACAGGCAACGAAGCCTTGATTCAGCGGACAGGTATACCCGCGTGGATTAAGGCTTTTTTATTTTGGCAAAAACTACGGCAGGCCGCACAGGTCGCGGCAAAGAGACAAGGAAGGAACACATTGGAAGATAATATCCTGAGCGTGGGCATTGATATCGGCACATCCACCACCCAGCTGGTGTTCAGCCAGATCAAACTCCAGAACATGGCCAACGTTTTTTCCGTGCCCAGGATTACCATCATGGAAAAGGAACTGGTATTCACCAGTGACATCCACGAAACCCCTCTGGTATCGGCAAAGGAAATCGACGGCCCCAAAGTACGGTCCATGGTTGAAGCCGAGTATACCAGGGCCGGGATCACCCCGGACCAGGTGGGCACCGGGGCGGTGATCATCACCGGGGAGACCGCCAGGAAATCCAATGCCGCCCAGGTTCTGGACACCCTTTCCGGCCTGGCCGGAGAATTTGTGGTGGCCACGGCCGGCCCGGCCCTTGAGGGCATCATTGCCGGAAAGGGCGCCGGCGCCCACACCGTTTCCAAGGAACGGGGTGCAGTGGTCGCCAACCTGGATATCGGCGGCGGCACCACCAACATCGCCGTATTCTGCAACGGAGAGGTCATCGACACCTCCTGCATGGACATCGGCGGCCGCCTGGTCAAATTCTCCGACCGGACCGGCAAAGTCTCCTACGCCTCAAAAAAGGCACAGCTTCTGGCCCGAAGCCTGGGGATATCTCTGGAACCCGGACAGGTCCTGACCCAATCCGGCATCCACACCCTGGCCCAGGGCATGGCAGGCATTCTGGAACAGTCCCTCGGCACGGCCCTGCGCAGCCGGGTACTGCCGGAGATGGCTACGGACAAGCTGCTGAAACTGGATTACGACATTGATTATATCACCTTTTCCGGAGGGGTGGCCGAATGCATGAACCAGGATAAAATCAACCCGGATAACCGGAACATGGATCCCTTTGCCTTCGGGGACCTGGGCATTTATCTGGGCCGGGCCCTGGCCGCCTCCAGCCTGCCGGAAAAACTCACCGTACTGGCGGCCAAAGAGACCATACGGGCCACGGTGGTGGGGGCCGGTTCCCACACCACCAGCATCAGCGGGTCTACGGTAACCTTTGCCGAAGAGGCCCTGCCGGTGCAGGATGTCCCTGTATTAAAGCTGTCAAAAGAGGATGAGGCCGCTCCCTATGAGCAGTGGGCGGATATCATCTCGCAAAAGGTCAACTGGTTTGCCCTGAGGGGAGAGGACCTGATGCCCGCTCTGGCCTTTAAAGGCCCTGTTGCGCCCGGCTTTGACGAGATACAGACAATGGCCCGGAGCATTATTGCCGGCATGGATGCCGTCATGACACTTTCCGCCCCCCTGATGGTGGTGGTTGAAAACGACCTGGCCAAAGCCCTGGGCCAGGCTTTAAGGGCGCAGCTGGCAGGCAAAAAGAAGGTCATCTGCATTGACTCGGTTGCCGTTGAAAACGGCGACTACATCGACATCGGCAAAGGCCTTGCCAACGGCAATGTGGTGCCGGTGATTGTAAAGACATTGGTCTTTGGCTATTGAGGACCCTAAATCCCATACACTTGAGGAACACGCAAATGAGATTAAAAACAAAACTATTTGGAACCCTGTATTCCTTTAAAGACGTCAACGACGTCATGGCAAAGGCCAATGAGGAAAAATCCGGGGACCAGCTGGCCGGTGTGGCCGCCGCCTCCGTCACCGAAATGGTTGCGGCAAAGGAAGTCTTGAGCAATCTGACCCTGGCGGATCTGAGAAACAACCCGGCCGTCCCCTATGAGCAGGACGAAGTCACCCGGCTCATCCAGGATGACGTCAACGAACGGATCTACGGCAGTATCAAAAACTGGACCGTTGCAGAACTGAGGGAATGGCTCCTCTCCAATGAAACCGACAGCGCAGCCATCCGCCGCATTTCCAGGGGGCTCACCTCGGAAATGGTGGCGGCCGTGGCCAAGCTCATGTCCAACCTGGACCTGGTCTATGCGGCCTCAAAAATTGAAGTGACCGCCCATTGCAACACCACCATCGGTAAAAAGGGGACCCTGGCCTTCCGCCTCCAGCCCAACCACACCACCGACGACCTGGACGGCATCCGTATCTCCACCTATGAGGGGCTGAGCTACGGGGTGGGGGATGCGGTCATCGGCCTCAACCCCGTAAATGACACGGCCGACTCCGTGGCAGCCATTCTCAGACTCTTCCAGGAGATCAAGGAAACCCACGACATCCCCACCCAGACCTGTGTGCTGGCCCACGTCAACACCCAGATGGAGGCCATCCGGCAGGGGGCCCCCGCCGATTTGATCTTCCAGAGTATTGCAGGGAGTGAAAAGGGCAACACCGCCTTCGGCCTGAGTGCGGCCACCATGGCCGAGGCCCGGGACCTGGCCCTCAAGGAGGGCACCGCCACCGGGCCCAATGTCCTTTACTTTGAAACCGGCCAGGGCTCCGAGCTTTCCTCCGACGCCCACCACGGAGTGGACCAGGTGACCATGGAAGCCCGGTGCTACGGGTTTGCCAAACACTTTTCCCCCTTTTTGGTGAACACCGTGGTCGGGTTCATCGGCCCCGAATACCTCTATGACAACAAGCAGGTGATCCGGGCCGGACTGGAGGACCATTTCATGGGCAAGCTCACCGGGCTCCCCATGGGGGTGGACGCCTGTTACACCAACCATATGAAGGCCGACCAGAACGACATTGAAAACCTGGCCGTTCTCCTGTCAGCCGCCGGCTGTACCTATTTCATGGGTATTCCCCAGGGCGACGACATCATGCTCAACTATCAGTGCACCGGCTACCACGACGCCTCAAGCCTCAGGGAAACCCTGGGACTGCGCCCGGTCAGCGAATTCGACCAATGGCTGGAAAAAATGGGCTTCCGTGAAAACGGCCGTCTGGGCAGACGGGCCGGCGATGCCTCGGTTTTTATCAAGTAGGAGGAGACTACGGTGATTTCAGAAGATAAGCTAAAAGCAATAATTGAAGATGTAATGGGCAGCCTGAACGCCGCTGGCGCTGCCAACGCGGCTGACACTGCCGGTGGAGCCGGTGCTGCCGGAGCCGGTGGCTCCTCAGCCGCCCAGGTAAATGACGACGCCCTTGAGGACCTGGCCGCCGTTGACCTGAAAAAAGAACTGCTGGTGCCCCACCCCCACAACCGGGAGATGTACCTCAAACTTAAGGAGACCACTCCTGCCCGAATCGGCATCTGGCGCTCCGGCCCCCGGCCCCTGACCCGTTCCCTTCTCCGGTTCCGGGCCGACCATGCCGTGGCCCAGGATGCCGTATTCAATAATGTGTCCGACGAATTTACCCAAAAACTGGGTATTGAAACCCTCCAGAGCTGCTGCACGGACAAGGATGAATTCCTCACCCGCCCGGACCTGGGGCGCAGACTGCCTGAAGACCAGGCCGCCAAGCTCAAAACCATCTGCCCGGCCAACGCCAGGGTCCAGATCTATATTGCCGACGGTCTGAGTTCCACGGCAGTGGAAACCAATGCCGAAGATACCTACAAGTCCATTGTCCAGGGTCTTACCGGCATGGGCATCCAGGCCAACCCCCTGTTTTTCCTCAGATACGGCCGGGTCCCCTCCATGGATGTGGTCTCCGAGCTGATCACCCCGGAGGTGACCGTATTGCTCATCGGCGAACGGCCGGGCCTGGCCACCGGAGAGAGCATGTCCTGCTATATGGCCTACAAGGCATCCACCACCATGCCCGAAGCCAACAGAACAGTGATTTCAAACATCCACAAAGGCGGGACCCCGGCCGTTGAGGCAGGGGCCCACATTGCCGGTGTCATCAAAAAAATGCTGGATCAGAAGGCCTCGGGCCTGGATCTCAAACTATAGGAGAACTCCCATGAAAGGTGATGCATTACGCACAGAGGTGCTGGCCATCCGCATGATTCCCAATGTGGATTCGGCCCTGATCAAGGAACTGAAGCTGCCCGACGGCCACAGAAGCGTGGGCATGATTACCACCGACTGCGACGACGTGGGATATGCCGCCCTGGACGAGGCCACCAAAAAGGCCGTTGTATCAGTGGCCTATGCCAAATCATTCTACGGCGGTGCGGATAACGCCAACACCAAGCTGGCCGGTGAATTCATCGGCATCCTCTCCGGGCCCAACCCGGCCGAGGTCAAAGCCGGGGTGGAGGCCGCCATCGATTATGTTGAAAACGACGCCTGTTTTTACTCGGCCAATGAAGACGACTCCATTGCCTATTTTGCCCATTGTATTTCCCGGACCGGCTCCTATCTCTCCGAAACCGCAGGGATCCGGGAAGGCGAGGCACTGGCCTACCTCATTGCGCCCCCCATTGAGTCCATTTTTGCACTGGACGCGGCCATGAAAGCGGCCGACGTCACCATGGCGTCTTTTTTCGAGCCCCCCTCGGAAACCAACTTCGGCGGCGGCCTTCTCACCGGCAGCCAGTCCGCCTGCAAGGCGGCCTGTGACGCCTTTGCCGATGCGGTGATCTCCATTGCCGACAATCCGTTGAGGTACTAATGGATTCCCGGGCATTGGGACTTTTGGAAACCTTTGGGCTGATACCGGCCATTGAAGGGGCCGACGCCGCCGTAAAAACCGCTGAGGTGGAACTCACCGGCCTTGAGCGCATCGGTGCCGGCCTTGTCACCGTCAAATTCAGGGGGGATGTCTCCGCTGTGAACGCGGCCATGGAATCCGCCCGGACCGCCGCCGCCCGCCTGGGCGAGGTCCGGTTCCACACCGTGATCGCCCGGACGGGGGAAGGCCTGTCCCAGATCCTGGACGGGCCGGCACCTGAACCGGCGGCCAGACCGGTTCAGAACAAACCCGCGCCGGCGCCGGCAGTGCAAAAAAAAGCCGCAGAGCCCCTTGAGGAGGCCCAGCCGCCAGCCCCACCAGCTGAAGAGGAGCTGGCAGGCATGAAGGTCACCCAGCTCAGGCAGCTGGCCCGGTCATTGAAAGGATTTCCCCTGTCCCGGAAAAAGATAAAATTTGCCAGGAAAGAGGAACTCATCGCAAAGATAACCGAATACAGAAGCAAACAATAGGGCGCCGTAAAAATCCAGGCACCTATATATAAGGATAAATATGGTAGTAGATAAAGACTTACTCTCCCTTCAGGAAGCCCGCTCCCTTGTCCGGGGGGCCAGAAAGGCCCAGGAATTCCTGGCCGGCCTCTCCCAGGAACGGGTGGACGCCATGGTAAACGCCATTGCCGAGAAGGGTCAGGCCAATGCCGAGGAACTGGCAAAAATGGCCATGGAAGAGACCGGGTTCGGCAAATGGGAAGATAAAAAGGCCAAGAACATCCTGGCCACCCGGGATCTTTACGCCCACATCGCCCCCATGAAAACCATGGGGATCATCAACGAGGACAGGGATAAGAAAATCCTTGAAATTGCCTCGCCGGCCGGTGTGATTGCGGCCCTGATCCCTTCAACCAATCCCACGTCCACCACCTTTTACAAGGCCATGATTTCCCTGAAGGCCGGAAACGCGGTGGTCTTCAGCCCCCATCCCTCGGCGGCCGGATGCATCCGCAAAACCGTCGAGGTCATCCAGGAGGCCCTTGCCTCCCAGGGGGCGCCGGTGGACCTGGTGACCATGATGAGCATCCCCACCATCCAGGGTACCGCAGAGCTGATGAAGCAGGCCGACCTCATCCTGGCCACCGGCGGCCCCGGCATGGTCAAGGCGGCCTACAGCTCCGGCACCCCGGCCCTGGGCGTGGGCGCCGGCAATGTCCCGGCCTTTATTGAAAGAAGCGCCGACATCACCAAAGCCGTATCTCGGATCATGGCCTCCAAGACCTTTGACAACGGAACCGTCTGCGCCTCTGAACAGGCCATTGTCACCGAAAACATCATCGACGATGATGTGGCCGAAGAGTTTGCCGCCCAGGGCGGCTACTTTCTTTCAGAGGAGGAAGTGGCCCGTGTCAAACCCGTGATGGAGCGGGCAGGCGGCAGCATGAACCCGGCCATTGTCGGCAGAAACGCCCAGTACATCGCCGACCTGGCCGGCATCAAGATCCCGGCCGGTACCCGTGTGCTGGCCTACCGGGAAAAAGGTGTGGGGCCTGAATTTCCCTTTTCCAAGGAAAAGCTCACCGCCCTCATCGGATATTACACCGTGGCGGACTGGCAGGCCGCCTGTGACCTTTGCCACAAACTGCTGAAGAACGGCGGTATCGGCCACTCCCTGGCCATCCACTCGGAAAACGATGAAGTGGTCCGGGAATTTGCCATGAAAAAACCGGTCTCCCGCCTCCTGGTGAACACCCCCTCCACCCAGGGGGCCGTGGGCATTACCACGGCACTGCCCCCCTCGTTTACCCTGGGATGCGGCACCGTGGGCGGCAGCTCCACCTCGGACAACGTGGGGCCCATGCACCTGTTCAACGTAAGATACCTGGCCTACGACACGGGCAAATGCCCGGTGGACAAACCGGCCTCAGTATCCTGCACCGCCTCCGCCGGCAATGATAT encodes:
- a CDS encoding amino acid permease yields the protein MAGQDDKYFEQRELKKGAAGWVLLSFLGVAYVISGDFAGWNFGIEKAGWGGLLIATVLMAVMYTSMVLSEAELSTIIPSAGGGYGFARRAFGPLGGYMTGIGILFEYCIAPAAIACFIAGYCSSLFGAGGSLIAYVPEGLQGMATILLGGTWMTKLLFYVVFVGVHLYGVGEALTLCMIITVIAVLALAAFIFSMVPHFNPANLFDIAPAKDVAGASTFLPHGWMGVWAALPFGMWFFLGVEGIPLAAEECQDPTKDMPKAIITAMITLLIFAALILVFGPAGSSSALIQSAADPLIGAIQSPNAYGGPTFVSRLINVVGLAGLVASFFSLIFGASRQFFALSRAGYLPTFLSLTGKRKTPWVSLLAIGGIGFFLSLIIDGDSLLVIAVFGASISYILMTASHFVLRMKEPNLPRPYKTPGGKLTSGISVVLGCFAFVACFLANAKMTCIAAVIYAAFILYFQLHSRHHLIAKAPEEEFAAIAAAEEGLN
- a CDS encoding BMC domain-containing protein — protein: MDEGKQRVIQEYVPGKQLTLAHIIAKPLKTVCEQVGIEGNYDAIGILTITPGEAVIIAADVATKAADVALSFLDRFGGSLVMSGDVASVDAAVHEVVSHFQDNLKFAVVPVTRS
- a CDS encoding response regulator, whose product is MEYRIVIADDEPITRMDIREILTSSGYNVVGEASDGFDAVEMCRKEKPDMVLLDIKMPLLDGLKAARIIHEERLASAILLITAYSGKEFVDQAKVAGVMGYVVKPIREESLLPMIEVGIAKGKEFCEKDREIAKTRQRLEDRAVIEKAKGILMQQKNIGEDEAFQMIRKLGMDKRRPMRDIAEIILLSQ
- a CDS encoding sensor histidine kinase encodes the protein MEMIEKICREHTDLAESDIRHIEEVAETLEAVADLMTADVFIDCRTRDKDVAVVVAQARPSNGKTLYKRSVVAEFAYRSNEPAALRTLDIGMPTMDMMAKTQENRDVRQNVSPIKNKRGRVIACLIAETDITADLKTKRHLSMLSRTTEQLTEALISMLNKEKGIPYHVTDGIAIFNREGICVYTNPVARGIYKKLGYMNEPEGLVFSNLALEDIDLETIFEKKQVNSSGVNLGGLVLNIKYTIMQSKENARPTGAVMLISDETAVMAKEKELILKSVAIKEIHHRVKNNLQTIASLLRLQSRRVDNESAKRAFSKSISRVLSIAATHEILAQNGVDDVDLTVMINRILNSVAGHSLSASRGIKIDITGDAIHTDSDVATSIALVVNELIQNCIKYAFVGRDHGTITVEIRKGTAYSNICITDDGIGFDEDKVDTSISLGTSIVRQLVEGKLGGTLQVESGAGGTKVLFDFVTGNAPSEEETNRP
- the eutA gene encoding ethanolamine ammonia-lyase reactivating factor EutA, which produces MEDNILSVGIDIGTSTTQLVFSQIKLQNMANVFSVPRITIMEKELVFTSDIHETPLVSAKEIDGPKVRSMVEAEYTRAGITPDQVGTGAVIITGETARKSNAAQVLDTLSGLAGEFVVATAGPALEGIIAGKGAGAHTVSKERGAVVANLDIGGGTTNIAVFCNGEVIDTSCMDIGGRLVKFSDRTGKVSYASKKAQLLARSLGISLEPGQVLTQSGIHTLAQGMAGILEQSLGTALRSRVLPEMATDKLLKLDYDIDYITFSGGVAECMNQDKINPDNRNMDPFAFGDLGIYLGRALAASSLPEKLTVLAAKETIRATVVGAGSHTTSISGSTVTFAEEALPVQDVPVLKLSKEDEAAPYEQWADIISQKVNWFALRGEDLMPALAFKGPVAPGFDEIQTMARSIIAGMDAVMTLSAPLMVVVENDLAKALGQALRAQLAGKKKVICIDSVAVENGDYIDIGKGLANGNVVPVIVKTLVFGY
- a CDS encoding ethanolamine ammonia-lyase subunit EutB, with the protein product MRLKTKLFGTLYSFKDVNDVMAKANEEKSGDQLAGVAAASVTEMVAAKEVLSNLTLADLRNNPAVPYEQDEVTRLIQDDVNERIYGSIKNWTVAELREWLLSNETDSAAIRRISRGLTSEMVAAVAKLMSNLDLVYAASKIEVTAHCNTTIGKKGTLAFRLQPNHTTDDLDGIRISTYEGLSYGVGDAVIGLNPVNDTADSVAAILRLFQEIKETHDIPTQTCVLAHVNTQMEAIRQGAPADLIFQSIAGSEKGNTAFGLSAATMAEARDLALKEGTATGPNVLYFETGQGSELSSDAHHGVDQVTMEARCYGFAKHFSPFLVNTVVGFIGPEYLYDNKQVIRAGLEDHFMGKLTGLPMGVDACYTNHMKADQNDIENLAVLLSAAGCTYFMGIPQGDDIMLNYQCTGYHDASSLRETLGLRPVSEFDQWLEKMGFRENGRLGRRAGDASVFIK
- the eutC gene encoding ethanolamine ammonia-lyase subunit EutC, which encodes MISEDKLKAIIEDVMGSLNAAGAANAADTAGGAGAAGAGGSSAAQVNDDALEDLAAVDLKKELLVPHPHNREMYLKLKETTPARIGIWRSGPRPLTRSLLRFRADHAVAQDAVFNNVSDEFTQKLGIETLQSCCTDKDEFLTRPDLGRRLPEDQAAKLKTICPANARVQIYIADGLSSTAVETNAEDTYKSIVQGLTGMGIQANPLFFLRYGRVPSMDVVSELITPEVTVLLIGERPGLATGESMSCYMAYKASTTMPEANRTVISNIHKGGTPAVEAGAHIAGVIKKMLDQKASGLDLKL
- the eutL gene encoding ethanolamine utilization microcompartment protein EutL; the protein is MKGDALRTEVLAIRMIPNVDSALIKELKLPDGHRSVGMITTDCDDVGYAALDEATKKAVVSVAYAKSFYGGADNANTKLAGEFIGILSGPNPAEVKAGVEAAIDYVENDACFYSANEDDSIAYFAHCISRTGSYLSETAGIREGEALAYLIAPPIESIFALDAAMKAADVTMASFFEPPSETNFGGGLLTGSQSACKAACDAFADAVISIADNPLRY
- a CDS encoding BMC domain-containing protein; the encoded protein is MDSRALGLLETFGLIPAIEGADAAVKTAEVELTGLERIGAGLVTVKFRGDVSAVNAAMESARTAAARLGEVRFHTVIARTGEGLSQILDGPAPEPAARPVQNKPAPAPAVQKKAAEPLEEAQPPAPPAEEELAGMKVTQLRQLARSLKGFPLSRKKIKFARKEELIAKITEYRSKQ
- a CDS encoding acetaldehyde dehydrogenase (acetylating), producing the protein MVVDKDLLSLQEARSLVRGARKAQEFLAGLSQERVDAMVNAIAEKGQANAEELAKMAMEETGFGKWEDKKAKNILATRDLYAHIAPMKTMGIINEDRDKKILEIASPAGVIAALIPSTNPTSTTFYKAMISLKAGNAVVFSPHPSAAGCIRKTVEVIQEALASQGAPVDLVTMMSIPTIQGTAELMKQADLILATGGPGMVKAAYSSGTPALGVGAGNVPAFIERSADITKAVSRIMASKTFDNGTVCASEQAIVTENIIDDDVAEEFAAQGGYFLSEEEVARVKPVMERAGGSMNPAIVGRNAQYIADLAGIKIPAGTRVLAYREKGVGPEFPFSKEKLTALIGYYTVADWQAACDLCHKLLKNGGIGHSLAIHSENDEVVREFAMKKPVSRLLVNTPSTQGAVGITTALPPSFTLGCGTVGGSSTSDNVGPMHLFNVRYLAYDTGKCPVDKPASVSCTASAGNDMDTQVKQITELVLAQLSKM